Proteins found in one Anabas testudineus chromosome 1, fAnaTes1.2, whole genome shotgun sequence genomic segment:
- the LOC113162563 gene encoding carbohydrate sulfotransferase 12, with product MGIWRGLRVAFVLGSLFMILLIIVYWDDVGGFNLYPLQDPKHESLHSSFSHSTARPSLFPTTSTVQAGSFISNPPNAALTTKLISEKSRETAEELIDEKGERNGKTREDEEQTSSADDREQEARKQRIMGVCSGQDGVEFPGRTRAFEQVPNRELDHLIVDDKHRIIYCYVPKVACTNWKRVMVVLSQSLISPSSGKPYIDPEAVPPDLVHNSSLHLTFAKFWRNYGSLSRHLMALKLQHYTKFLFVRDPFVRLISAFRNKFGRPNEDFYKQFGSVMLHRYGNVSESLPGTAAEAFAAGIKPTFQQFITYLLDPETERESVFNEHWRQVYRLCHPCQIKYDFIGRLETLETDAEQLLKLLRVEHLVRFPSGSRNRTATSWERDWFAQIPLTMRRELYKLYEPDFKMFGYPKPDSVLHE from the exons ATGGGAATATGGCGTGGTCTACGAGTGGCAtttgttctgggctctttgtTTATGATTCTGCTGATCATCGTCTACTGGGACGACGTCGGAGGCTTCAACCTTTATCCTCTACAAGACCCCAAACACGAGTCACTTCACTCTTCATTCAGTCATTCGACTGCGAGGCCTTCGCTTTTTCCCACCACCAGCACAGTCCAGGCTGGTTCTTTCATTTCTAATCCTCCCAATGCGGCTTTGACTACAAAACTCATCTCTGAGAAGTCACGAGAGACAGCTGAAGAACTTATAGACgagaagggagagaggaacGGGAAAAcgagggaggatgaggagcagACGAGTTCAGCTGATGACAGGGAACAGGAGGCGAGGAAGCAGAGGATTATGGGTGTGTGTTCAGGGCAGGACGGTGTGGAATTTCCTGGAAGGACTCGTGCATTTGAGCAGGTCCCCAACAGGGAGCTGGACCACCTGATAGTGGACGATAAACACCGGATTATATACTGCTACGTTCCCAAG GTTGCGTGCACCAACTGGAAGAGAGTCATGGTGGTTCTGTCTCAGTCTCTGATCTCGCCCTCCTCAGGAAAACCCTACATTGACCCAGAAGCTGTACCACCCGATCTCGTACACAACTCCTCTCTTCACCTCACTTTTGCCAA GTTTTGGCGTAATTATGGTTCTCTGTCCCGCCACCTGATGGCACTCAAGCTCCAGCACTACACCAAGTTTCTGTTTGTGCGAGATCCTTTCGTGCGTCTCATCTCTGCCTTTAGGAACAAGTTTGGAAG gcCTAACGAGGACTTCTACAAGCAGTTTGGCTCAGTTATGCTGCATCGTTATGGAAATGTATCAGAGAGTTTGCCTGGGACAGCGGCTGAAGCGTTTGCAGCAGGGATCAAACCAACGTTTCAGCAGTTTATCACGTACCTGCTGGATCCAGAGACTGAGCGGGAGAGTGTCTTCAACGAGCACTGGAGACAG gtgtacCGCCTGTGCCATCCCTGTCAGATCAAGTATGACTTCATTGGGCGACTAGAGACCCTGGAAACTGATGCGGAGCAACTGCTAAAACTTCTGCGGGTGGAACACCTGGTACGCTTCCCTTCAGGGTCCCGAAACCGCACTGCAACCAGCTGGGAAAGAGACTGGTTTGCTCAGATACCCTTAACAATGAGGAGagaactgtacaaactgtacgAACCAGACTTTAAGATGTTCGGTTATCCCAAACCAGACAGTGTGCTACATGAGTAA